GTAGAAGGCGCGATCCTTCTCCGGGGTGTCGGCGGCCAGGGCGGCGGCCGCGATCTCCGCCTGTACCAGCAGCCGCCAGCCGATGAGCAGGTCGCCGACCGCGAGCAGGAAGCGCACCGAGCCCAAGCCGACTTTGTACAGTTCGGCGGGATTCTGCTGGGCGGCCATCAGGTAGCCGGTGAGCGAGGCGGCCATCGCCTGCACGTCCTCCGCGGCCGTGCGCAGCAGTGCGCGCTCGGTGTCGAATCGCCCGGTCTTCGCGTCCAGGAACGCCGCGATCCGCGCGTTGAGGTGGCCGAGCGCCACACCCTGGTCGCGAATGATCTTGCGGAAGAAGAAGTCCTGCGCCTGGATGGCGGTGGTGCCCTCGTAGAGCGAGTCGATCTTCGCGTCGCGGATGTACTGCTCGATCGGATAGTCCTGCAGATAGCCGGAACCGCCCAGGGTCTGCAGCGACTCGGTCAGGTACTGGTAGGCCCGCTCCGAGCCTACGCCCTTGACGATCGGCAGCAGCAGATCGTCCACCCGGTGGGCCAGTTCGGGGTCGGCGCCCGAAACGAGTTGCGCCACATCGGCGTTCTGATGCGCCGCGGTGTAGAGGTATACCGCGCGCAGCCCTTCCGCGTAGGCCTTCTGCATCGCCAGCGAACGACGCACGTCCGGATGACGAACGATGGTCACGCGCGGCGCGGCTTTGTCGGTCATCTGGGTCAGATCCGCGCCCTGCACCCGCTCCTTGGCGAAATCGAGCGCGTTGAGGTAGCCGGTCGACAAGGTGCCGGAGGATTTGACGCCGACCATCATGCGCGCGTTCTCGATCACCTGGAACATCTGCGCGATGCCGTTGTGCACCTCGCCGACCAGCCAGCCCTTGGCCGGAGTGCCGTGGCCGCCGAACGTCAGCTCGCAGGTGGGCGAGGACTTCAGGCCCATCTTGTGCTCGACCCCGGTGACGTACACGCCGTTGCGCTCACCGAGTTCCAAGGTCTCGTGGTCGAAGAGGAATTTCGGCACGTAGAACAGCGACAGGCCCTTGGTGCCCGGTCCGGCGCCCTCCGGCCGGGCGAGCACCAGATGGAAGACGTTCTCGGCGGTGTCGCCGACTTCCGCACCGGAGATGAACCGCTTGACGCCCTCGATATGCCAGGAGCCGTCCTCCTGGCGGATCGCCTTGGTACGACCCGCGCCCACGTCGGAACCGGCGTCGGGCTCGGTCAGCACCATGGTGCCCTGCCAGCCCTTCTCGAAGCCGAGCGTGGCCCAATGCCGCTGCTGCTCGGTGCCCACGTTGTACAGCACGGACGCCATGACCGGGCCCATGTTGAAGAACGACGCCGAGGGATTGGCGCAGGTGATCATCTCGGCGACTGCCCAGACCAGCGCCGCGGGCGCGGGGGTGCCGCCCATGCCCTCCGGCATGCCGAGCCTGCTCCAGTCCGCCTCGCGCACGGCGGCGACAGTCTTGCGCAGCGGCTCCGGGACGGTGATCGAGAAGGTGGCGGGGTCGTAGCCGACCGGATCGCGATCGGCCGCGGCGAAGGAGTCCGCCACCGGCCCCTCGGCCAGCCGCCGAACCTCCGACAGGATCTCCCGGACGGTGTCGGAATCGAGGTCGCCGTAGGCGCCGGTATCGAGGAGCTTGTCCAGTTCGAGCACTTCGAACAGGTTGAATTCGATATCCCGCAGGTTCGCCTTGTAGTGGCCCACCTTGTCCTCCTCGACTCGGTCCGCAGTTCGCCGCCGCGGCATTGGGACGGTTCAGACGTCTACGAGTCGAAGCGTGCCGCATCGCGGCGACGCTACGCAACCGTAGCCAGATCCACCCTGGCCAGCGCGTTTGCCAGGACCTCACAACTGTTCGCCGCACGTTTACGGAAAAGGTTCACACGAGCGAAACAGACGAAACGGACTTGTCATCGAGAGATATTCCGGCGCAACAACTCCTGTCTACCGTTCGCATCACGAATACAGCCGTTGTATACAGCCCCGTCTACAGCCGTGACCGGGGCGAAGACGGCGGTGTTCGACGCGGCGCCCTGCCGACGCCGCCGCAACACCTGATGAGGAGAGGGTTCGCCCCATGCCAGATTTCCGTGCCACCCGTCGCTCCCCGCGCTTGGCGCGAGCGATGGCGGTGCCCACCGCGATCGCGCTCGCCGGCCTGTTGCTGACCGCCTGCGGTGCCAAGGACGACGCCTCGACCACCGGCTCGGGCGCCGCGTCCTGCGTCGACACGTCGAAGGACACGATCAAGGTCGGTTCGCTGCACTCGCTGTCCGGCACGATGGCGATCTCCGAGGTCACCGTCGCCAACTCCACCAAGCTGGCCGTCGACCAGATCAACGCCGCGGGCGGCGTGCTCGGCAAGAAGATCGATCTGGTGCTCGAGGACGGCGCCTCGGACCCGAAGACCTTCGCGGAAAAGGCCGAGAAGCTGATCAGCTCCGACTGCGTGGCGGCGGTATTCGGCGGCTGGACCTCGTCGAGCCGCAAGGCGATGAAGCCGAAGTTCGAGAGCCTGAACTCGCTGCTCTACTACCCGGTGCAGTACGAGGGCCTGGAGGACAGCAAGAACATCTTCTACACCGGCGCGACCACCAATCAGCAGATCGTCCCGGCGCTGGATTACCTCAAGCA
Above is a genomic segment from Nocardia sputorum containing:
- a CDS encoding acyl-CoA dehydrogenase, with amino-acid sequence MGHYKANLRDIEFNLFEVLELDKLLDTGAYGDLDSDTVREILSEVRRLAEGPVADSFAAADRDPVGYDPATFSITVPEPLRKTVAAVREADWSRLGMPEGMGGTPAPAALVWAVAEMITCANPSASFFNMGPVMASVLYNVGTEQQRHWATLGFEKGWQGTMVLTEPDAGSDVGAGRTKAIRQEDGSWHIEGVKRFISGAEVGDTAENVFHLVLARPEGAGPGTKGLSLFYVPKFLFDHETLELGERNGVYVTGVEHKMGLKSSPTCELTFGGHGTPAKGWLVGEVHNGIAQMFQVIENARMMVGVKSSGTLSTGYLNALDFAKERVQGADLTQMTDKAAPRVTIVRHPDVRRSLAMQKAYAEGLRAVYLYTAAHQNADVAQLVSGADPELAHRVDDLLLPIVKGVGSERAYQYLTESLQTLGGSGYLQDYPIEQYIRDAKIDSLYEGTTAIQAQDFFFRKIIRDQGVALGHLNARIAAFLDAKTGRFDTERALLRTAAEDVQAMAASLTGYLMAAQQNPAELYKVGLGSVRFLLAVGDLLIGWRLLVQAEIAAAALAADTPEKDRAFYTGKVAVASFFAKNALPTLAAVRGIIAALDNDIMNLDEAAF